One window of Flavobacterium ammonificans genomic DNA carries:
- a CDS encoding protein-disulfide reductase DsbD family protein, which translates to MKKLVVLVLIVLAFAKGNAQILDPVKWTTQIDKKANGNYLLTFNGVIEKDWHLYSQFTAEGGSLPLEILFKNQKGNFELIGKTKESKTKTAYNDIFEVNETFFEKKAQLTQEIKLTNSKLAKVEVALNYQVCKEACINLEKSFTFIIPSPEADLVAAEPVSDTTNTAVDTAAVVNQTEVATTVETTPATEPTEEEMGLWSIFIIAFFSGFAALLTPCVFPMIPMTVSFFTKQSKSKSAGVRNALFYGISIIVIYVILGVLVTWIFGADALNALSTNVWFNLFFFALLVVFAVSFLGAFEIMLPNSWANKVDSQADRGGVIGILFMALALAIVSFSCTGPIVGTLLVQAASKGGIAPIVGMFGFSLALALPFMLFAMFPGWLNSLPKSGGWLNTVKVVLGFLELALAFKFLSNADLVLQLHLLEREVFLAIWIAIFGTLALYLFGKISLPHDSPMSHISVGRLSFGLVVLSFTIYMIPGLWGAPLQLISAFPPPMEYSESPLGIGTNSVSSTSGTVLPEGAKLGPHQIVVFDDYDTGLAYAKTVNKPILLDFTGHACVNCRKMENTVWSDERILPLLKNEVVLISLYVDDKRELPKNEQTVSTTSGSSIETIGDKWTDFMISKYKTNTQPLYVLTDLEGTSLNSKQPTISFVGIEEYEAWLKIGISNFKK; encoded by the coding sequence ATGAAAAAATTAGTCGTATTAGTATTGATAGTATTGGCTTTCGCCAAAGGAAATGCTCAAATTTTAGATCCTGTTAAATGGACTACACAAATTGATAAAAAAGCGAATGGCAATTATCTGCTCACTTTTAATGGAGTGATAGAGAAGGATTGGCATTTGTATTCACAATTTACAGCTGAAGGAGGTTCGTTGCCTTTAGAGATCCTTTTTAAAAATCAAAAAGGTAATTTTGAATTGATTGGTAAAACCAAAGAGAGCAAAACAAAAACGGCTTACAATGATATATTTGAGGTTAACGAAACTTTTTTTGAGAAGAAAGCGCAGTTGACACAAGAAATCAAATTGACAAATTCAAAGCTTGCTAAAGTAGAGGTGGCTCTGAATTATCAAGTTTGTAAAGAGGCTTGTATCAATTTAGAGAAGAGTTTTACATTTATTATTCCATCTCCAGAAGCGGATTTAGTTGCAGCGGAACCAGTTTCGGATACAACAAATACTGCTGTTGACACCGCTGCAGTTGTGAATCAAACCGAGGTCGCTACAACTGTTGAGACAACACCAGCAACGGAACCGACTGAAGAAGAAATGGGGTTATGGTCCATATTTATTATTGCTTTCTTTTCGGGATTTGCAGCTTTGTTAACCCCTTGTGTGTTTCCAATGATACCAATGACAGTTAGTTTTTTTACAAAACAAAGCAAGTCTAAAAGTGCTGGAGTTCGAAATGCGCTTTTTTACGGAATTTCAATTATTGTAATTTATGTGATATTGGGTGTTTTAGTGACTTGGATTTTTGGTGCTGATGCCTTGAATGCACTTTCGACGAATGTTTGGTTTAACTTATTTTTCTTTGCTTTATTAGTAGTTTTTGCAGTTTCGTTTTTGGGAGCTTTTGAAATTATGTTGCCTAATTCTTGGGCAAATAAAGTAGATAGTCAAGCGGATAGAGGAGGAGTAATCGGAATTTTGTTTATGGCATTGGCCTTAGCTATTGTTTCTTTTTCTTGTACTGGTCCAATTGTAGGAACATTATTGGTACAAGCAGCTTCTAAGGGCGGAATAGCACCTATTGTTGGAATGTTTGGATTCTCACTGGCTTTAGCCCTTCCATTTATGCTTTTCGCGATGTTTCCAGGTTGGTTGAATTCATTGCCAAAATCAGGTGGTTGGTTGAATACTGTAAAAGTGGTATTGGGATTTTTGGAATTGGCTTTGGCATTTAAATTTTTATCTAATGCCGATTTAGTTTTGCAATTACATCTATTAGAGAGAGAAGTATTCCTAGCCATATGGATTGCTATTTTTGGAACTTTGGCGTTGTATTTATTTGGAAAAATCAGCTTGCCTCACGATAGCCCCATGTCACATATTTCGGTGGGAAGATTATCTTTTGGATTAGTTGTACTATCCTTTACCATTTATATGATACCTGGATTATGGGGAGCTCCGTTGCAATTAATCAGTGCTTTTCCACCACCAATGGAGTATAGCGAAAGTCCATTAGGAATTGGTACTAATTCTGTTTCAAGTACTTCAGGAACAGTTTTGCCGGAAGGAGCGAAATTAGGTCCGCATCAAATTGTAGTTTTTGACGATTATGATACAGGATTGGCTTACGCCAAAACAGTAAATAAACCCATCTTATTAGACTTCACGGGGCATGCTTGTGTTAATTGTAGAAAAATGGAAAATACAGTTTGGTCAGATGAACGAATACTACCCTTATTGAAAAATGAAGTAGTTCTTATTTCTTTGTATGTAGATGATAAAAGAGAATTACCTAAAAATGAACAAACTGTTTCTACAACTTCAGGATCTAGTATAGAAACTATTGGTGATAAATGGACTGACTTTATGATTTCGAAATACAAAACCAATACACAGCCTTTGTATGTTTTAACAGATTTAGAAGGTACTAGTTTGAATTCTAAACAACCTACTATTAGTTTTGTTGGAATAGAAGAATATGAAGCTTGGTTAAAAATAGGAATCTCGAACTTTAAAAAATAA
- a CDS encoding amino acid permease, whose product MAIKGLFRKKTVQDILKQVKQNESDGHNALGKHLTARDLTAFGIAAIVGAGIFSTIGKASADGGPAVIFLFLFTALACSFAAFAYAEFASMVPVSGSAYTYSYVAFGEIIAWIIGWALIMEYAVGNITVAISWSDYFTGLLRTGGLELPQWIQMDYLSASNGFKDATALMQGGKSFDNLSSNLQDAYTAWTTSPVIGGFHFVADIPAMLIIIVITALVYRGMKESRNASNLMVIVKLFIILLVIAVGAFYVDTTNWDPFAPNGVSGVLKGVSAVFFAYIGFDAISTTAEECKDPQRDLPRGMMWAIIICTVLYIVIALVLTGMVSYNELNVGDPLAFVFEKLDLKWMSGIIAVSAVIAMASVLLVFQMGQPRIWMSMSRDGLLPKKFSRVHPKFKTPSYATIVTGFVVGIPALFMNLTMVTDLCSIGTLFAFVLVCAGVLVLQNKKDIPRGKFKTPYVNSKFIFPIALVVGLAYAFLYNNEATMGFLNNETQVNSPEVIITSLDKSDTDKVYHYLVSLESKPTTNDVEELLSQYQDDEVNYAAIVAQLPIADTVKYESGFDLFKHKIPMWIFLISLIGLAFWAYKENLSLIPLLGLVSCLYMMAELSVWNWIYFSIWLLLGLLIYFGYSRKNSKMNQIEVK is encoded by the coding sequence ATGGCAATAAAAGGTTTGTTTAGAAAAAAGACGGTTCAAGATATTTTGAAACAAGTCAAGCAAAATGAAAGTGATGGACATAATGCCTTAGGAAAACATCTGACCGCAAGAGATTTAACGGCTTTTGGAATTGCAGCTATTGTAGGTGCAGGGATTTTTAGTACTATTGGTAAAGCAAGTGCTGATGGTGGTCCTGCTGTAATTTTTCTTTTTTTATTCACTGCTTTAGCTTGTAGTTTTGCTGCTTTTGCCTATGCCGAGTTTGCTTCTATGGTTCCAGTTTCGGGATCAGCTTATACCTATTCCTATGTTGCTTTTGGCGAAATTATTGCTTGGATTATTGGTTGGGCTTTGATTATGGAATATGCCGTAGGTAATATTACTGTGGCAATTTCGTGGAGTGATTATTTCACAGGATTACTACGTACAGGAGGGCTAGAACTGCCCCAATGGATTCAAATGGATTATTTATCGGCTTCTAATGGGTTCAAAGATGCAACGGCATTAATGCAAGGTGGGAAATCATTTGATAATTTAAGTTCTAATTTGCAAGATGCCTATACAGCTTGGACTACAAGTCCTGTTATTGGAGGTTTTCATTTTGTGGCCGATATTCCGGCTATGTTGATCATTATAGTGATAACTGCATTGGTGTATAGAGGAATGAAAGAATCCCGTAATGCAAGTAATTTGATGGTAATTGTTAAATTATTCATCATTTTACTAGTAATTGCTGTTGGTGCTTTTTATGTTGATACAACAAATTGGGATCCGTTTGCTCCTAATGGAGTTAGCGGTGTTTTGAAAGGTGTTTCAGCAGTGTTTTTTGCTTATATTGGTTTTGATGCTATTTCTACCACTGCTGAAGAATGTAAAGATCCACAACGTGATTTACCACGCGGAATGATGTGGGCAATTATCATTTGTACTGTTTTGTATATTGTCATTGCATTGGTGTTAACAGGAATGGTCAGTTACAATGAATTGAATGTAGGAGATCCATTGGCCTTTGTATTTGAAAAGTTAGATTTAAAATGGATGTCAGGAATTATTGCCGTAAGTGCAGTAATTGCTATGGCAAGTGTTTTATTGGTTTTCCAAATGGGACAACCTCGTATTTGGATGAGTATGAGTAGAGACGGGTTGTTACCTAAAAAATTCTCAAGAGTACACCCAAAGTTTAAAACACCTTCTTACGCTACAATTGTTACAGGTTTTGTAGTTGGGATTCCGGCTTTGTTTATGAATTTAACTATGGTAACCGACTTATGTAGTATTGGGACTTTATTTGCCTTTGTGTTGGTTTGTGCTGGAGTTTTGGTATTGCAGAATAAGAAAGATATTCCGAGAGGAAAATTCAAAACGCCTTATGTGAATTCGAAATTCATTTTTCCAATCGCTTTAGTTGTTGGTTTAGCCTATGCTTTTTTGTATAACAATGAAGCTACTATGGGTTTTCTAAATAATGAAACTCAAGTAAATTCTCCAGAAGTAATAATTACCTCTTTGGATAAATCGGATACAGATAAAGTATATCACTATTTAGTTTCCTTAGAATCGAAACCAACGACTAACGACGTTGAAGAGCTATTAAGTCAGTACCAAGACGATGAGGTTAACTATGCTGCCATTGTGGCTCAATTACCAATTGCTGATACTGTTAAATATGAAAGCGGGTTTGATTTGTTCAAACACAAAATCCCAATGTGGATATTTTTAATTTCTTTAATTGGACTTGCTTTTTGGGCGTATAAAGAAAATTTATCTTTGATTCCTTTATTAGGTTTGGTTTCCTGCTTGTATATGATGGCTGAATTGAGTGTTTGGAATTGGATTTATTTCTCCATTTGGTTGCTTCTAGGATTATTGATTTATTTTGGTTACAGTCGAAAAAACAGTAAAATGAATCAAATAGAAGTGAAGTAA
- a CDS encoding anthranilate synthase component I family protein: MRTEIHKSITNPLAFKKQLLDWSQQFREVVFMDSNDYPQEFSSYDAILAVDAFTLIQTDYHNAFEDLQQYQQTTKDWLFGYLSYDLKNDSEDLQSDNFDGLAFPDLFFFQPKKLFFLKGNQLTIQYLNLCDDEVEIDYKEITELATIEFEKSQSTEVKARFSKNEYIQKATTFLEHIHRGDIYEANFCMEFYAENATINPLEKFNKLNAISQTPFAVYFKNNNHFLLSATPERYLRKEGETLISQPIKGTAKRFSDPKEDELAKLNLASDPKERSENIMITDLVRNDLSRTAQKGTVEVKELCGIYSFQQVHQMISTITSKLDTKHSLIDVLKLTFPMGSMTGAPKISAMKIIEELEETKRGLYSGAIGYFSPNGDFDFNVVIRSILYNQEKKYLSFSVGSAITALSDPEKEYEECLLKAKAMHEVLR; this comes from the coding sequence TTGCGAACAGAAATTCATAAATCGATTACCAACCCATTAGCTTTTAAAAAGCAATTATTGGATTGGTCGCAACAATTTAGGGAGGTTGTTTTTATGGATAGTAATGATTATCCACAAGAGTTTTCAAGCTATGATGCTATTCTAGCAGTAGATGCTTTTACATTGATTCAGACCGATTATCACAATGCGTTTGAGGATTTACAGCAATACCAGCAAACGACTAAAGATTGGCTGTTTGGGTATTTATCGTATGATTTAAAGAATGATAGCGAAGATTTACAATCCGATAATTTTGACGGATTGGCGTTTCCCGATTTGTTTTTCTTCCAACCTAAGAAATTGTTTTTTTTGAAAGGGAATCAACTCACTATTCAGTATTTGAATTTGTGTGATGATGAGGTGGAAATAGACTATAAGGAAATCACGGAATTAGCCACTATTGAGTTCGAAAAGAGTCAAAGTACTGAGGTTAAGGCTCGTTTTTCCAAAAACGAATACATTCAAAAGGCAACTACATTTTTAGAACACATTCATCGAGGAGATATCTATGAAGCTAATTTTTGTATGGAATTTTATGCTGAGAATGCTACGATTAATCCATTGGAGAAGTTCAATAAATTGAATGCAATTTCTCAAACTCCATTTGCCGTTTACTTTAAAAATAATAATCATTTTTTACTTTCTGCTACACCTGAACGGTATTTAAGAAAGGAAGGAGAGACATTAATCTCGCAACCCATTAAAGGAACTGCAAAACGTTTTTCAGATCCTAAGGAAGATGAACTTGCCAAATTAAATTTGGCTTCTGATCCAAAAGAACGATCTGAAAATATAATGATTACCGATTTAGTTCGGAACGATTTATCGCGTACAGCACAAAAAGGAACAGTTGAAGTTAAGGAGTTGTGTGGGATTTATTCATTTCAACAAGTACATCAAATGATTTCCACAATTACCTCAAAATTAGATACTAAACATTCATTAATTGATGTGTTGAAGTTAACTTTTCCTATGGGAAGTATGACTGGTGCTCCTAAAATTTCGGCAATGAAGATCATTGAAGAATTGGAGGAAACAAAAAGAGGTTTGTACAGTGGTGCTATTGGTTATTTTAGTCCGAATGGCGATTTTGATTTCAATGTAGTCATTCGAAGTATTTTGTACAATCAAGAAAAAAAATACCTTTCTTTTTCGGTTGGAAGTGCTATTACGGCACTTTCTGATCCCGAAAAAGAATACGAGGAATGTTTGTTAAAGGCAAAAGCAATGCACGAAGTGTTGCGTTAA
- the lpdA gene encoding dihydrolipoyl dehydrogenase, producing MSQFDVIVIGSGPGGYVSAIRCAQLGFKTAIIEKYSTLGGTCLNVGCIPSKALLSSSHHYSEIAHFAEHGIELSGEVKVNLEKMIARKQAVVDQTSGGINYLMDKNKVTVFNGLGSFVDATHVAIAKADGTSETIEGKNIIIATGSKPSSLPFIKVDKERIITSTEALALKEVPKHLVIIGGGVIGIELGQVYLRLGAQVSVVEFMDRIIPGMDSSLSKELTKVLKKQGMKFYTSHKVQSVERTGDVVTVKAENAKGEIITLEGDYSLVSVGRRPYTDGLNADKAGVKITDRGQVEVNDHLQTSASNIYAIGDVVRGAMLAHKAEEEGTMVAEIIAGQQPHINYNLIPGVVYTWPEVAAVGQTEEQLKASGVEFKSGSFPFKALGRARASSDLDGFVKILADAKTDEVLGVHMIGARTADLIAEAVTAMEFRASAEDISRMSHAHPTFAEAIKEAALAATDNRALHV from the coding sequence ATGAGTCAATTTGATGTAATTGTTATAGGTTCTGGTCCAGGCGGATATGTTTCGGCCATTCGTTGCGCACAATTAGGTTTTAAAACAGCCATTATTGAAAAATATTCTACTTTGGGAGGTACTTGCTTGAATGTAGGTTGTATCCCTTCAAAAGCATTATTATCTTCTTCACACCATTATTCAGAAATTGCACATTTTGCTGAACACGGAATTGAACTTTCTGGTGAGGTAAAAGTGAATTTAGAAAAAATGATTGCGCGTAAACAAGCAGTAGTAGATCAAACTTCGGGAGGTATCAACTACTTAATGGACAAAAACAAAGTAACTGTTTTTAATGGTTTAGGTTCGTTTGTAGACGCTACACATGTGGCAATTGCTAAAGCAGATGGAACTTCAGAAACTATTGAAGGAAAAAATATCATTATTGCTACAGGTTCAAAACCATCTTCTTTACCGTTTATCAAAGTTGATAAAGAAAGAATTATCACGTCTACTGAAGCTTTGGCTTTGAAAGAAGTGCCAAAACACTTAGTTATCATTGGTGGAGGTGTAATCGGAATTGAATTAGGACAAGTATATCTACGTTTAGGAGCGCAAGTTTCTGTAGTGGAATTTATGGACCGCATCATTCCAGGAATGGACAGTTCGTTATCTAAAGAATTGACAAAAGTCTTGAAGAAACAAGGAATGAAATTTTATACATCTCACAAAGTACAATCAGTAGAAAGAACGGGAGATGTTGTGACTGTAAAAGCAGAAAATGCAAAAGGAGAAATCATCACATTAGAAGGAGATTATTCATTAGTATCTGTAGGTCGTCGCCCTTATACCGATGGATTGAATGCTGACAAGGCAGGTGTAAAAATTACAGATAGAGGACAAGTAGAAGTTAATGATCATTTACAAACTTCGGCTTCTAATATTTATGCTATTGGTGATGTGGTTCGTGGAGCTATGTTGGCTCACAAAGCGGAAGAAGAAGGAACTATGGTTGCCGAAATTATTGCGGGTCAACAACCACATATTAATTATAATTTGATTCCTGGCGTGGTATACACTTGGCCGGAAGTGGCGGCTGTTGGGCAAACAGAAGAGCAATTGAAAGCATCTGGAGTAGAATTCAAATCAGGAAGTTTTCCATTTAAAGCATTAGGTCGTGCTAGAGCAAGTAGCGATTTAGATGGATTTGTAAAAATCCTAGCCGATGCTAAAACAGATGAGGTTCTTGGTGTTCATATGATTGGAGCTAGAACAGCTGATTTAATTGCAGAAGCGGTTACCGCAATGGAATTCAGAGCTTCTGCTGAAGATATTTCAAGAATGTCACACGCACATCCAACATTTGCAGAAGCAATCAAAGAAGCTGCTTTAGCTGCCACTGATAATAGAGCATTACACGTTTAA
- a CDS encoding aminotransferase class I/II-fold pyridoxal phosphate-dependent enzyme: MESFNPADCIQDLQFFGEYGDVNPSISDSSTYTFLSAKKMFDTFEGNVEGCYLYSRHTSPSNLYLDSALAAMEGTESASVTASGMGAITSTLLQLCGNGDHIVSSRTVYGGTYAFLKNFAPRMGIKTSFVDITKLDLVEAAINSDTKILYCETVSNPLLEVADIASLSKIAKKHNLKLVVDNTFSPLSVAPARLGADIVLHSLTKYINGTSDTIGGVVCSSVEFINSLKNVNDGATMLLGPTMDSLRSASILKNLRTLHIRMKQHSHNAMYLSAKLEADGIKTVYPGLPSHPSHELYRTMIHPDYGYGGMMTIDVGSFDKANALMELMQERNVGYLAVSLGFYKTLFTAPGNSTSSEIPLDEQEAMGLTNSLVRFSIGLDNDIERTYQMIKKCMQELHIL; encoded by the coding sequence ATGGAATCTTTTAATCCTGCAGATTGCATTCAAGACTTACAATTTTTTGGCGAATATGGAGATGTTAACCCTTCCATTTCGGACAGCTCAACCTATACTTTTCTTTCAGCAAAAAAAATGTTTGATACATTTGAAGGTAATGTAGAAGGTTGCTATTTGTATTCAAGACATACCTCTCCTAGTAATTTATATTTAGATAGCGCTCTAGCAGCTATGGAGGGTACCGAGTCAGCAAGTGTTACAGCTTCTGGAATGGGAGCCATTACTTCTACTCTATTACAACTTTGTGGTAATGGCGATCATATTGTATCCAGTAGAACTGTGTATGGAGGAACCTATGCTTTTTTGAAAAATTTTGCCCCTCGAATGGGAATCAAAACTAGTTTTGTAGATATAACAAAATTAGATTTAGTAGAGGCAGCCATCAATTCGGATACCAAAATTTTATATTGCGAAACAGTAAGTAACCCACTTTTAGAAGTAGCCGATATTGCTTCTCTATCAAAAATTGCAAAAAAACACAATCTTAAACTTGTAGTTGATAATACCTTCTCTCCCTTATCTGTTGCTCCAGCACGACTAGGAGCGGATATTGTGTTGCATTCACTAACTAAATACATCAACGGAACTAGTGATACGATAGGAGGAGTTGTTTGTTCGTCTGTTGAATTCATCAACAGTTTAAAAAATGTGAATGATGGAGCTACCATGTTATTGGGTCCAACAATGGATAGTTTACGTTCTGCAAGCATATTAAAGAACTTAAGAACGCTACACATCCGAATGAAACAACACAGTCACAATGCAATGTACTTATCGGCTAAATTGGAAGCAGACGGAATTAAAACCGTATATCCCGGTTTACCAAGCCATCCAAGTCATGAATTATACAGAACAATGATTCATCCGGATTATGGTTATGGTGGGATGATGACTATTGATGTAGGTAGTTTTGATAAAGCCAACGCATTGATGGAATTAATGCAAGAGAGAAATGTTGGATATCTAGCCGTTAGTTTAGGATTTTATAAAACTTTGTTTACTGCTCCTGGAAATTCAACCTCATCTGAAATTCCTTTAGACGAGCAAGAAGCTATGGGCTTAACAAATAGCTTGGTTCGCTTTTCAATAGGCCTTGATAATGATATAGAAAGAACGTATCAAATGATAAAAAAGTGCATGCAAGAATTGCATATCCTTTAA
- the tilS gene encoding tRNA lysidine(34) synthetase TilS yields the protein MLGQFENHISNHFSFLQGKKLLLAVSGGLDSMVLVHLFQQLNYEIVVLHCNFQLRGLVSFEDQQFIQEYSNTNAIPFVFTQFDTEAFAADCKVSIQVAARELRYSWFYEQLAIQKGDFILTAHHADDNLETFLINLSRGTGLEGLTGIPAQNEKVIRPLLSFSRQQMEEYASVNKLKWREDSSNASDKYLRNKIRHHLVPLLKELNPNFMSSFEKTQSFLSEAQELVDDAAIMVYQQVAREEGEDIYFDLVRLLQLPNYSSYLYQWLKEFGFTAWDDIYELVTSQSGKQVVAPYFRLIKDRDCLILSPLPSQDNQQEFEIESVESKVKFPLNLVFSIVSKIGVASNSTIFVDQDKLVFPLTLRHWNEGDVFQPFGMEGKSKKVSKLFKDEKLSLIDKEKVWLLCSNNQVVWVVGIRQDERFKIDPNSKNLLKIECIE from the coding sequence ATGTTGGGGCAATTCGAAAATCATATATCTAATCATTTTTCTTTTTTACAAGGAAAAAAACTCTTGCTAGCTGTTAGTGGGGGATTGGATAGTATGGTTTTAGTGCATCTTTTCCAACAATTGAACTATGAAATTGTAGTGTTGCATTGTAACTTTCAATTGCGTGGTTTAGTAAGTTTTGAAGACCAACAGTTTATTCAAGAGTATTCGAATACGAATGCTATTCCGTTTGTGTTTACTCAATTTGATACTGAGGCATTTGCTGCTGATTGTAAGGTTTCTATCCAAGTCGCCGCTCGTGAGTTACGCTATAGTTGGTTTTACGAGCAATTAGCGATTCAAAAAGGAGATTTTATTTTAACTGCTCATCATGCTGATGATAATCTAGAAACTTTTTTGATTAATCTTTCAAGAGGGACTGGTTTGGAAGGCTTAACAGGTATACCTGCTCAAAATGAAAAAGTAATCCGACCGTTATTGTCTTTTTCTCGACAACAAATGGAAGAATATGCTTCTGTGAATAAGTTGAAATGGCGAGAAGATAGTAGTAATGCCTCCGATAAGTATTTGCGAAATAAAATTCGTCATCACTTGGTCCCATTGTTGAAAGAGCTAAATCCTAATTTTATGAGTTCTTTCGAAAAAACGCAATCGTTTCTATCTGAAGCACAAGAATTAGTTGACGATGCTGCTATTATGGTGTATCAACAAGTGGCGCGGGAAGAAGGAGAGGATATTTATTTTGACTTGGTTCGCTTATTGCAATTGCCAAATTACAGTTCGTATTTATACCAATGGCTAAAGGAATTTGGTTTTACAGCATGGGATGATATTTATGAATTAGTTACTAGTCAGTCAGGTAAACAAGTGGTAGCACCGTATTTTAGATTGATAAAAGATCGAGATTGTTTGATTTTAAGTCCGTTACCATCTCAAGATAATCAACAAGAATTCGAAATTGAATCGGTCGAATCCAAAGTTAAATTTCCCTTAAATCTTGTTTTTTCGATTGTTTCGAAGATAGGAGTCGCTTCTAATTCAACTATATTTGTAGATCAAGACAAATTAGTATTTCCATTGACTTTGCGTCATTGGAATGAGGGAGATGTTTTTCAGCCTTTTGGTATGGAAGGCAAATCAAAAAAAGTAAGTAAGTTATTCAAAGACGAGAAATTATCGTTGATAGACAAAGAAAAAGTTTGGCTTTTGTGTTCCAATAATCAAGTAGTTTGGGTGGTTGGAATCCGACAAGACGAACGTTTTAAAATAGATCCTAATTCAAAAAACCTATTAAAAATTGAATGTATAGAATGA
- a CDS encoding Lrp/AsnC family transcriptional regulator has translation MDAIDKKLLMLLQKDTKKTTKELSLVLNLSVTAVYERIKKLEREKIIHKYVALLDRNKIEKAFVVFCHIKLIQHTKDVIHTFESEVVQLSEVSECFHVSGDYDYILKVNVKDMDEYRAFMVTKLTSLQHIGSTHSSFMIGEVKNTTAFSL, from the coding sequence ATGGATGCAATCGATAAAAAGTTATTGATGTTATTACAAAAAGACACTAAAAAGACAACTAAAGAATTGTCGTTGGTTTTGAATCTTTCTGTAACAGCAGTATATGAGCGAATAAAAAAACTCGAACGAGAAAAAATAATTCATAAATATGTTGCACTATTAGATCGTAACAAAATAGAAAAGGCTTTTGTGGTGTTTTGTCATATCAAGCTAATTCAACATACTAAAGATGTTATTCACACTTTTGAGAGTGAAGTGGTACAACTTTCGGAAGTTTCAGAATGTTTTCATGTAAGTGGAGATTATGACTATATTTTGAAAGTGAATGTGAAAGACATGGATGAGTATAGGGCTTTTATGGTAACAAAGTTGACGAGTCTCCAACATATTGGAAGTACACATAGTTCATTTATGATTGGAGAAGTTAAAAACACCACTGCATTTAGTTTGTAG
- a CDS encoding DoxX family protein: MKIATLIIRILLGAFMVFASVAYFFELFEAEAPTGNLLTFMNGIMASKYLLPLAKAVELIVGLSLLSGKFMKVALLALLPISINIFLIHTVTQVSEVPVAIFVLGANLFLIYAHWDSYKGLFKD, translated from the coding sequence ATGAAAATTGCAACATTGATTATTCGAATTTTACTAGGAGCATTTATGGTATTTGCTTCTGTAGCCTATTTCTTTGAATTGTTTGAAGCAGAAGCGCCTACAGGAAACTTATTGACTTTCATGAACGGTATCATGGCTTCAAAATACCTATTACCGTTAGCAAAAGCCGTTGAATTAATTGTTGGTCTAAGTTTGTTAAGCGGTAAATTTATGAAAGTAGCTTTATTGGCCTTATTACCAATTTCAATTAATATCTTTTTAATTCACACTGTAACCCAAGTATCAGAAGTACCTGTTGCTATTTTTGTATTGGGTGCCAATTTATTTTTAATATACGCACATTGGGATTCCTATAAAGGATTATTTAAAGATTAA